DNA sequence from the Cucurbita pepo subsp. pepo cultivar mu-cu-16 chromosome LG06, ASM280686v2, whole genome shotgun sequence genome:
ATCGATTGGTGATATGGATATTGGCGAGTTTATAGTGCCTGTACCCTACGTGAAGCAAGTTAAGGTGGCTTTCTATCTGATGAAGCTATCTTTCTACGtgttatatatttaaaatttatacctATCCTTGCTTGCTACAAAATAATCCTTTTTCTATGTAATAgtttttctctcaaaatttaGCATAAGGCTGTTGCCCTTTGAAACACTTTTTCCaagtttttttataattgcTTTTGGTTGACAGATGCTTGTGTACAGTTGGTGactcattaatttattattattgtttctttcCCCATGTTTTGGCATGTGATCTGCATGTGAACCTTGTTTTGGATCTTCAACATCCTTCGACATCCATAACAGAAAAACGTATGATATCCTTATATGAGGAAAAGACTGGAGCTTTATTTTACTGGATTGTTGATTTCATAGGCAATTATGGAAAATCTTATACTCTTGCACTGATCTTtgtcaaatattaaattactatGTTAGACGGCAATGGCAACATTATCTTTGAGCTATGTCATATGTGGTCCAATTGAATTGAAGATGAATTGATATGAGTGAGATGATGATAATTTGCCAATCATGTTCACATGTAGCAGGAGATGTCAGAggaaacacatgcaactcatcTGAGGTGGTTTAGAGTTGGTTAGAAATGAGAATGTACTATTAGTCTTGCTAGTAACTCAGGTGTGTTTAAATGGCCACTGTAACTATCGAAGAGTAGAGAGAGTTAATAAATAGGAGGGGCGAAAGAGAGATGCTAAATGTTACATTGTCTTTTGGTGGGTAAGAGAATATTTAATGGAGTAGAGGCCAGCCTCTTGAACTTCTGCTCTTATTTTTAGCTATCAgtaaaatatttacatttttcagTTCATTGCCTCTTGGTGTATAAGATCTTGTCAGGGCATCAGCTGCTGGgtttttgtatttgatatttaattgaaCCGCAACATACTTGTGTAATCTGCATCTGGAATGCCATTCTTTTGTCAAGTAAATTCATGCTCTAATTTTATCTTGCAGCTATCTTCTACTGGTGGTAGGGTTATTATTTCAAGTGATGGTGTTTGGGATGCTTTATCAGCTGAAACTGCCTACGATTGCTGTCGGGGGATGCCGGTAGAAACTGCTGCTGCACAGATTGTTAAAGTAtggatggttacaaattgTTTCCTTTAGTCCTTGTTTAATACTGTTATAATAACTTTCTTTATTATAGTGTTATGATGCTTTTCAACTGATTGACCATCTTTCTTTACAGGAAGCAGTACAGTCAAAGGGACTTCGCGATGATACTACATGCATTGTGATTGACATATTACCAAGGGAGAAACCATCTACTGCTTTGCCGCCAACGAAGAAGCAGGGAAAAAGAATGTTTAAATCAATGTTCCGCAAAAAGACTTCTGAATCATCTTCTCATCTTGATAAGGAATATAATGAGCCGGATGTTGTTGAGGAATTATTTGAGGAAGGATCGGCTATGCTGTCAGAAAGGTTTGTGCTTTTTAAGAGCAGAGAAGTTGAATTAATTTTACTAACATTTTGATGATCGATTCAGATGGACAATTTTTTCTAGTAATGTTGAGGAATTATTGGCGTCTTATCATAAATACTATCCTGACTTCAGCTTCTGAAATGCAGGTTAGAGGCGAAGTATCCTATCTGCAACATGTTTAAGCTGTTTGTATGTGCAGTATGCCAAGTTGAGATCCAACCTCGGGAGGGTATCTCCATATATGCCGGCTCATCTAGCAGAGGAAAATTGCGTGCTTGGGATGGACCTTTTCTATGCTTAAGTTGccaagagaagaaagaagccaTGGAAGGGAAAAGACCTTCTGGAGGTCTGTGGATCCTGTGTTTTGTGTGTGATTGAGTATGCATGTTTATCTTTTCAAATTAGTTTTGTACAGATTTAGCCCTAAATTGGTTAAAAGTTATTCTTATGTCTCTGCACAGAAAGACACAGCAGCGGAAGTGACTAGCCTACTCTCCAGTTACACTTCATTGTGGGTGCACTGAGCAGAGTTGATTGTGATCTTGGAAATGACCCAGACTTAGAAATTATTCAGAATTGACCTTCATCTCGGAAATGGACCCCTCTCTGAGGTTTTCCACAATTCTCATTGCTTCCTTTGAGAATTTGGATCATTTTTTGGATTCCACGGCAATTCCATTGGGAAATATAGCTCTCTATAGTGTTACTACTCTTCAAGGCAGGAGATGCCAGTTAGAGTTGATTGCTTTTGGATACTGTTTTCTGACATCGGTTTATGATTGACATGCTTGCCTCACATCTTGGTGGAAAGCTTTTGATAAAGTCGCCTGTATATGACACTGAAGAGTGAAGGTAAATCATTTAGTTTCTCCATTCATTCCATTATCTGCTTGTCCTTCCTACTTACAATGCCACTGAGTGAACATATTCGtcattgtaatttaatatgtAGGGGAATTCAATTAGATATGTTTAGCTCACTGTTGGTTAGGAGGAAATCCCTTGCAACACAGCTGTCTAGACGATTTGTTCATATACATTTTATTACATTCTCTGACATGTTCAAGATGATGAACCatattaatagaaaatattggCTGGCACATTTTccgaggaaaagaaaaagaaa
Encoded proteins:
- the LOC111796851 gene encoding probable protein phosphatase 2C 12 isoform X1: MSTRSEHHTVPLSVLLKRELAIEKIERPEIVHGQASQSKKGEDFTLLKSECERVVGDGVSTYSVFGLFDGHNGSAAAIYTKENLLNNVLAAIPSDLNRDEWVAALPRALVAGFVKTDKDFQEKAQTSGTTVTFMIIEGWVLTVASVGDSRCTLESAEGDIFYLSADHRLECNEEERERIIASGGEVGRLNTGGGAEIGPLRCWPGGLCLSRSIGDMDIGEFIVPVPYVKQVKLSSTGGRVIISSDGVWDALSAETAYDCCRGMPVETAAAQIVKEAVQSKGLRDDTTCIVIDILPREKPSTALPPTKKQGKRMFKSMFRKKTSESSSHLDKEYNEPDVVEELFEEGSAMLSERLEAKYPICNMFKLFVCAVCQVEIQPREGISIYAGSSSRGKLRAWDGPFLCLSCQEKKEAMEGKRPSGERHSSGSD
- the LOC111796851 gene encoding probable protein phosphatase 2C 12 isoform X2 — encoded protein: MSTRSEHHTVPLSVLLKRELAIEKIERPEIVHGQASQSKKGEDFTLLKSECERVVGDGVSTYSVFGLFDGHNGSAAAIYTKENLLNNVLAAIPSDLNRDEWVAALPRALVAGFVKTDKDFQEKAQTSGTTVTFMIIEGWVLTVASVGDSRCTLESAEGDIFYLSADHRLECNEEERERIIASGGEVGRLNTGGGAEIGPLRCWPGGLCLSRSIGDMDIGEFIVPVPYVKQVKLSSTGGRVIISSDGVWDALSAETAYDCCRGMPVETAAAQIVKEAVQSKGLRDDTTCIVIDILPREKPSTALPPTKKQGKRMFKSMFRKKTSESSSHLDKEYNEPDVVEELFEEGSAMLSERLEAKYPICNMFKLFVCAVCQVEIQPREGISIYAGSSSRGKLRAWDGPFLCLSCQEKKEAMEGKRPSGDTAAEVTSLLSSYTSLWVH